The following proteins come from a genomic window of Penaeus monodon isolate SGIC_2016 chromosome 22, NSTDA_Pmon_1, whole genome shotgun sequence:
- the LOC119586859 gene encoding H/ACA ribonucleoprotein complex subunit gar1-like yields the protein MKLLVLISTLVATSLAAPQGYSLGTPSGPSFGIGGPGPGFGSGGCGPGQVLHVDGRCVTPRVNRKVYLYDAPPAPPISHGPPPYIPEPTIDTNIVFIRTPEGGQGPDPIIVPPPQQKHVLYVLNKQTQQGQEVIEVPAPPATSPEVYFVNYADGENPVLPSGVDLQSALNAASQGGGQVIGGGGGGGFGVGGGVGGGFGGGIGDGFGGGVVGGGFVSGGDSGDFISGGSGGGFVSGGGFGGGSSVISTPSNLYSTP from the exons ATGAAGCTCCTG GTCTTAATCTCAACACTCGTGGCTACGTCGTTAGCCGCACCTCAGGGCTACAGTCTGGGTACGCCCTCAGGACCAAGTTTTGGAATTGGAGGTCCGGGTCCAGGATTTGGCTCAGGAGGATGCGGCCCCGGACAGGTGCTGCATGTCGACGGCAGGTGTGTCACTCCACGCGTCAACCGTAAAGTTTACTTATATGACGCGCCACCAGCACCACCGATTTCCCACGGTCCTCCTCCTTACATCCCTGAGCCAACCATAGACACAAATATTGTGTTCATCCGAACTCCTGAAGGAGGGCAAGGACCAGATCCCATCATCGTACCTCCACCACAACAGAAACACGTCCTGTATGTCctgaacaaacagacacaacaagGACAGGAAGTGATTGAAGTGCCAGCACCGCCAGCAACTAGTCCTGAAGTTTACTTCGTGAACTATGCTGACGGCGAGAACCCAGTACTTCCCAGTGGCGTTGATCTCCAGAGTGCCTTGAATGCAGCTTCCCAGGGAGGTGGTCAAGTGattggtggcggtggcggcggtggttTCGGAGTCGGTGGAGGTGTCGGCGGTGGTTTTGGAGGCGGAATTGGCGATGGATTCGGTGGTGGCGTTGTTGGCGGAGGTTTCGTAAGCGGTGGCGATAGTGGAGACTTCATCTCTGGTGGAAGTGGCGGTGGATTCGTCTCAGGAGGTGGTTTCGGTGGAGGCTCCAGCGTTATTTCCACTCCATCAAATCTTTACAGTACACCATAA
- the LOC119587513 gene encoding uncharacterized protein LOC119587513: protein MKLLILISTLVATSLAAPQGYNLGAPSGPSFGIGIPGSGFGSGGCGPEQVLHVDGRCVTPRINRKVYLYDAPPAPPISHGPPPYIPEPTIDTNIVFIRTPEGGQGPDPIVVPPPQQKHVLYVLNKQTQQGQEVIEVPAPPATSPEVYFVNYADGENPVLPSGVDLQSALNAASQGGGQVIXXXXXXXXXXXXXXXXXXXXXXXXXXXXXXXXIGDGFGDGVISGGSGSGGGFITGGGFGGGSSVVSTPSNLYSTP, encoded by the exons ATGAAGCTCCTG ATCTTGATCTCAACACTCGTGGCCACCTCGTTAGCCGCACCTCAAGGGTACAACCTAGGTGCACCTTCAGGACCAAGTTTTGGAATTGGGATTCCGGGCTCAGGATTTGGATCAGGAGGATGCGGCCCAGAACAGGTGCTGCATGTCGACGGCAGGTGTGTCACTCCACGCATCAACCGTAAAGTGTACTTATATGACGCGCCACCAGCACCACCGATTTCCCACGGTCCTCCTCCTTACATCCCAGAGCCTACCATAGACACAAATATTGTGTTCATCCGAACTCCTGAAGGAGGACAAGGACCAGATCCCATCGTCGTACCTCCACCACAGCAGAAACACGTCCTGTATGTActgaacaaacagacacaacaagGACAAGAGGTGATTGAAGTGCCAGCACCACCAGCAACTAGTCCTGAAGTTTACTTCGTGAACTATGCTGACGGCGAGAACCCAGTACTTCCTAGCGGTGTTGATCTCCAGAGTGCCTTGAATGCAGCTTCCCAGGGAGGCGGACAAGTGATTNNNNNNNNNNNNNNNNNNNNNNNNNNNNNNNNNNNNNNNNNNNNNNNNNNNNNNNNNNNNNNNNNNNNNNNNNNNNNNNNNNNNNNNNNNNNNNNAATCGGCGATGGATTCGGTGATGGCGTTATTAGCGGAGGAAGCGGAAGTGGCGGTGGATTTATCACAGGAGGTGGTTTCGGTGGAGGTTCCAGCGTTGTTTCCACTCCATCAAATCTTTACAGTACACCTTAG
- the LOC119587232 gene encoding ATP-dependent RNA helicase A-like, which translates to MSNCFLILQVLISALVATSLATPQDYNLGTPSGQSFGIGSPGPGFGSGGCGPGQVLHVDGRCVTPIVNRKVYLYDAPSAPSIAHGPPPYIPEPTIDTNIVFIRTPEGGQGPDPIVVPPPQQRHVLYVLNKQTQQGQEVIEVPAPPATSPEVYFVNYADGENPVLPSGVDLQTALNAASQGGGQVIGGVGGGVGGGFGGSGGVGDGFGGGISDGFGGGVIGGGFVSGGDSGDFISGGSGGGFVTGGFGGGAPSNLYSTP; encoded by the coding sequence atgtcaAACTGTTTTCTCATTTTGCAGGTCTTAATATCAGCACTCGTGGCCACGTCGTTGGCCACCCCTCAAGACTACAACTTAGGTACACCTTCAGGACAAAGTTTTGGAATTGGAAGTCCGGGTCCAGGATTTGGCTCGGGAGGATGCGGTCCCGGACAGGTGCTTCATGTCGACGGCAGGTGCGTCACTCCAATCGTCAACCGTAAAGTGTACTTATATGACGCGCCATCTGCACCATCAATTGCACATGGTCCTCCACCGTACATCCCTGAGCCAACCATAGACACAAATATCGTATTCATCAGAACTCCTGAAGGAGGACAAGGACCAGATCCCATCGTCGTACCTCCACCACAGCAAAGACACGTCCTGTATGTcctcaacaaacaaacacaacagggACAAGAAGTGATTGAAGTGCCAGCACCACCAGCAACCAGTCCTGAAGTTTACTTCGTGAACTATGCTGACGGCGAGAACCCAGTACTTCCTAGCGGTGTTGATCTCCAAACTGCCTTGAATGCAGCTTCCCAGGGGGGCGGTCAGGTGATTGGTGGTGTCGGCGGAGGTGTCGGCGGTGGTTTCGGTGGCAGCGGAGGTGTTGGTGATGGTTTTGGAGGAGGAATTAGCGATGGATTCGGAGGTGGTGTTATTGGCGGAGGTTTCGTAAGCGGTGGTGATAGCGGAGACTTCATCTCCGGTGGAAGTGGCGGTGGATTCGTCACAGGTGGATTTGGTGGAGGCGCCCCCTCAAATCTTTACAGTACACCATAG
- the LOC119587235 gene encoding translation initiation factor IF-2-like translates to MNFSVRFEPTENAGASGSQVYKSHHLERKHYFTMKLVVVIATAVVTSTAAPQGYNLGRPGPXXXXXXXXXXXXXXXXXXXXXXXXXXXXXXXXXXXXXXXXXXXGGGGSGSSLISGRCGPGQVLHVGRCVSPIVTQKVYLYDAPPAPPVPHGPPPYIPEPTIDTNIVFIQTPEQGPGPEPIVIPPPQTRSVVYVLNKQTPEQQEVIQVPAPPATSPEVFFVNYADGENPVLPSGVDLQTALNAASQGGGQVIGGGAGGGFGGGAGGFGGGAGGFGGGAGGIGAGAGGIGGVVGGIGGVAGGFGGGAGGFGGGAGGVGGFGGSGGGFSGVSGSVSSPSGLYTTP, encoded by the exons ATGAACTTCAGTGTTAGATTTGAACCTACA gagaatgctGGTGCGAGTGGAAGTCAGGTATATAAAAGCCATCACTTGGAAAGAAAGCATTACTTCACCATGAAGCTCGTG GTTGTAATCGCAACAGCTGTGGTCACGTCAACAGCTGCACCTCAGGGTTATAACCTGGGTAGGCCAGGACCNNNNNNNNNNNNNNNNNNNNNNNNNNNNNNNNNNNNNNNNNNNNNNNNNNNNNNNNNNNNNNNNNNNNNNNNNNNNNNNNNNNNNNNNNNNNNNNNNNNNNNNNNNNNNNNNNNNNNNNNNNNNNNNNNAGGAGGAGGAGGTTCCGGCTCAAGTTTGATCTCGGGAAGATGTGGCCCCGGACAAGTATTGCATGTTGGCAGATGTGTCAGTCCAATTGTCACCCAAAAAGTCTATTTGTACGACGCACCACCCGCTCCACCAGTTCCCCATGGTCCTCCACCATACATCCCTGAGCCAACCATTGACACAAACATTGTGTTCATCCAAACGCCTGAACAAGGCCCAGGACCAGAGCCTATCGTCATACCTCCACCACAGACGCGAAGTGTTGTCTATGTCCTCAACAAACAGACGCCAGAACAACAGGAGGTGATCCAAGTTCCAGCACCACCAGCAACCAGTCCTGAAGTCTTCTTCGTAAACTACGCTGACGGCGAGAATCCAGTTCTTCCGAGCGGCGTCGACCTTCAGACTGCCTTGAATGCAGCTTCCCAAGGGGGCGGTCAAGTGATTGGAGGAGGCGCCGGCGGTGGTTTCGGAGGCGGAGCAGGAGGTTTCGGAGGTGGCGCTGGAGGTTTCGGAGGCGGTGCCGGAGGTATCGGAGCCGGTGCTGGAGGTATCGGAGGCGTTGTAGGAGGTATCGGAGGCGTTGCAGGAGGTTTCGGAGGCGGCGCAGGAGGTTTCGGAGGCGGCGCTGGAGGTGTTGGTGGCTTCGGAGGAAGTGGCGGAGGATTCAGCGGAGTTTCCGGTTCCGTTTCATCACCATCGGGTCTTTATACAACACCATAA